One part of the Sphingopyxis sp. TUF1 genome encodes these proteins:
- a CDS encoding dienelactone hydrolase family protein — MGKMIRMTMDDGAEIAVYHAQPIGERRGGLVLVQEIFGVTEHIRELCDEYAADGYEVLSPALFDREHPGFESDYSGPQFERAIELARELHPFEQSLKDAQTCIDALKGSNGFGGPVFITGYCYGGSVAWRMAQISPDLAAASSYYGSLVPTMFKDEAPRCATIAHFGRFDGGIPMEGVEALIAKDHPTAQVFVYEAGHGFNSDRRKDYHEPSADLARERTLMLFRACGG; from the coding sequence ATGGGCAAAATGATTCGAATGACGATGGACGATGGCGCCGAAATCGCTGTCTATCACGCGCAACCCATCGGCGAACGCCGCGGCGGCCTAGTACTCGTTCAGGAAATCTTCGGCGTCACCGAGCATATTCGCGAGCTCTGCGACGAATATGCCGCCGACGGTTACGAGGTGCTGAGCCCTGCCTTGTTCGACCGCGAGCATCCGGGGTTCGAGAGCGACTATTCAGGGCCGCAGTTCGAGCGCGCGATTGAGCTCGCGCGCGAGCTGCACCCGTTCGAACAGAGCCTGAAGGACGCGCAGACCTGCATCGACGCGCTCAAGGGCTCAAATGGTTTTGGGGGTCCGGTGTTCATCACTGGCTATTGCTATGGCGGGTCGGTCGCGTGGCGGATGGCCCAGATCAGCCCCGATCTCGCGGCGGCATCCTCCTATTACGGCAGCCTAGTGCCGACGATGTTCAAGGACGAGGCGCCGCGCTGCGCGACCATCGCCCATTTCGGCCGCTTCGACGGTGGCATCCCGATGGAGGGGGTCGAAGCGCTGATCGCGAAGGATCACCCGACCGCGCAGGTCTTCGTTTATGAGGCGGGGCATGGGTTCAACAGCGATCGCCGCAAAGATTATCATGAGCCGAGCGCGGACCTGGCGCGCGAGCGCACGCTGATGCTGTTCAGGGCGTGCGGGGGATAA